A region of the Flintibacter sp. KGMB00164 genome:
GGCAATGATCCCCATATTACAAAGCATTAATATGACGTTTACCAGTACGTTCACGCTCTCACACCCCCAGGTATCTGAACCTATCGAACCTATTTTTATTTACCATAACCCCTGCTGAAAGCCGGTGAGGTCGGGGGTGCCGGATAGGGTCTCCCAGCCACCCGTCTGGTAAAAGCGCCCGTCCCATGCACTGCACCAATAACTCATCTCGTGCCACACCCCTTGGGTGTCTTTAGCCAGCAGGGTCACATCGCCGCTGCGCTCCACGCTCATCCAGCGCTCCTCCGGCCTCCAGCCGCCGGGCAGCTCCACTTCCACCCTCGCCTGCTGCCAGGCTTGCACGACCTCCACAGGCAGGAAGGGAATGTCCCTGGGCCCGCCCAAAAAGAACAGGAACACCAGCGCAAAGACACACCACCTGCCCAGCGCGATCCACCACGTTGGCCTGTGCCAAGCCAACGCCGCCTTCACCCGTGCCACCGCGCCGCACTCCCCAAAGGCCAGAGGCTCGCCCCACAGCATCTTTCCTGAGGCCAGCTCTACCAGGGTCTGAGCATACTGTTTCCGCTTCTCTCCCATCTCCAGATCCTGCAGGGTCCTCTCGTCGCAGGCAAGCTCCATATCCCGGCAGAAGTAGTAGTAAGCCACCCACAAAATGGGGTTCCACCACCAAGATACCAGCACAATATTGGCCCAGGACTTCATCCAGCTGTGGCGCATCCGCAGGTGGTTCCACTCATGGCGCAGCACCAGTTCCCGCCGCTGGGGCGGCAGCTCCGCCTGGAGGTAAATCATATCGTACCGTTTCCCATCGATTTTTTCTCCGCCCTGGTACACAAAGCTGGTGGGCAGCCCCCGGCACAGCCGTACCGCTGTGTCCCGGTCCTCCTGGAGCCATTTCAGGCCGGAGTCTTTGGGGTCCAGTAGTTCCCCCTGCCGTCCCAAGGCTTTCAGCCGCCGGCTTCTGTGCCACATCCAAATGCTCAGAGCCGCGATGCCCGCCAGCCACACCACAACTGCAGCCAGTAGCATCCCGTCGGTGAGTTCCACCCACACTGCCTTGCCTCCTGGCAGAGCAACCGCGTACTCCCCCGTGCCCCGGTAGGCGAACGGGAGATACGCAGGCCACTGGTATACGATTCTGCTGGTGGTACGTGGGGTGATAAGATCCCGGAAGGTGACCGGCAGGATATGGACCCATGCCAACAAACCGAAGATGTTGAACATCCCCGTGCCATACCATCCCAGCATCCCCAGCCACGTCCGCTGCCGGGCGGTCAGAAGCCGGAGCAGCACCGGGCGCAGCACCAGCATCCCGCCCAGCATCAGCCCGGCAACGATCCCCATGTTCCAAAGCATCAAAATGCCGCTCATCCAACCGTTCATACTCTTACACCTCCTGGGTGCTCCCATGGAGTTTCCTCCCAGTTACCACAGCCCTTGCTGAAAGCCGGTGAGGTCGGGGGGCTCGGACAGAGTATACCAGCTGTCGCTGCCACGAAAACCTCGGTCCCGGGTTCGATAGATATACATCTGCTCATGCCAGATCCCCTGAGTGTCCTTAGCCAGCAGGGTCACAAAGCCATCCTGATCTACTTTCATCCAGCGCTCCGCCGGCGTCCAGTCTCCAGGCACTTCCACTTCCACCGCCTCCTGCTGCCAGTACTGGACCAGCTCCTGGGGCAGGTAGGGAATGTTCTGGGGTCCGCCCACAAAGAATAGGAACACCAGGGCAAAGGCGCACCACTTGGCGTTTTTGACCCACTCCTTGGGCTCGCGCCAGGCCACCACCGCCTTCACCCGGGGAATGGCGTCACACTCCCCGAAGGCCAGGGGAACGTCCCACAGCATCTTCCCTGCCGCCAGTTCCACCAGGGTCTGGGCGTACTGCTTGCGCTCCTCCGACCCGGTCAGGTCGTCCAGGGTCTTTTCGTCGCAGGCCATCTCCAGATCCCGGCAGAAGAAGTAGTAGGCCACCCACAAAATAGGGTTCCACCAGAACAGGATCAGCAGCGCACTGGCCCAGCACTTCATCCAACTGTGGTGCAGGCGGATGTGGTTCCACTCATGGCGCAGCACCAGCACTCGCCGCTGGGGGGACAATTCCTCCTGGAGGTAGATCATGTTGTACCGCTTCCCGTTGATCTTTTCCCCATCCTGGTACACAAAGCTGGTGGGCAGCCCCCGGCACAGCCGCACCCCCACCGGCTTATCCTCCGGCCGCCGGGACAGACTGCGAAACAGCAGGGGATCATCGTCCGCCAACAGCTGTCCCTGCCGTCCCAGGGCTTTCAGCTGGTTGCTTCTGCGCGTCAGCCACAGCGTCAGGGCCACCACCACACCGATCCAGAGCAGGGCCAGGGCGATCACGATACCGTCGCTGAACTCCACCCACACCGCCCTGCCTCCAGGCAGGGCCACGGCGTATTCCCCCGCGCCTTTGTAGTTTTCGGGCAAATAGGCTGGGATGTCACAGCTGCTGATCCCGGTGCGCGGCGTGATCAAATCCCGAAACGTGACCGGAAGAATATGGAGCCACCCCAGCAAGCCGAACATGGGCGCAAACCCAGTCCCGTACCACCCCAGCATCCCTAGCCAAGCCCGTTGCTGGGCCGTCAGGAGCTTACACAGTACCGGGCGCAGGATCAGCATGACGCCAAGCATCAGTCCGGCGGTCAGTCCCGCATTCCAGATATCAAACAGGAAATTCGCAAAGAACCACTTCATGGTCTCACTCCTCCCAGGTGTGCCGGTCGATGAGTTCCTTCAGTTCCTCCGCCTCCTTGGGGGTGAGCCGCCGCCCGCTGAAAAAGGCGTTGAAGAGACTCAGCATTCCTCCCGCCTGGCTAAGCAGCTCGCTGCCCTGGTCCTGGAGCACCTCCTCCCGGGTGTACCGGGGGGTCACGGTGGCCTCGTGGTTCTCCGCCGCCCCCTTGTGCACCAGGCGGCGCAGGACGGTGTAGGTGGTGCTCTTGCTCCAGCTCA
Encoded here:
- a CDS encoding M56 family metallopeptidase, coding for MNGWMSGILMLWNMGIVAGLMLGGMLVLRPVLLRLLTARQRTWLGMLGWYGTGMFNIFGLLAWVHILPVTFRDLITPRTTSRIVYQWPAYLPFAYRGTGEYAVALPGGKAVWVELTDGMLLAAVVVWLAGIAALSIWMWHRSRRLKALGRQGELLDPKDSGLKWLQEDRDTAVRLCRGLPTSFVYQGGEKIDGKRYDMIYLQAELPPQRRELVLRHEWNHLRMRHSWMKSWANIVLVSWWWNPILWVAYYYFCRDMELACDERTLQDLEMGEKRKQYAQTLVELASGKMLWGEPLAFGECGAVARVKAALAWHRPTWWIALGRWCVFALVFLFFLGGPRDIPFLPVEVVQAWQQARVEVELPGGWRPEERWMSVERSGDVTLLAKDTQGVWHEMSYWCSAWDGRFYQTGGWETLSGTPDLTGFQQGLW
- a CDS encoding M56 family metallopeptidase yields the protein MKWFFANFLFDIWNAGLTAGLMLGVMLILRPVLCKLLTAQQRAWLGMLGWYGTGFAPMFGLLGWLHILPVTFRDLITPRTGISSCDIPAYLPENYKGAGEYAVALPGGRAVWVEFSDGIVIALALLWIGVVVALTLWLTRRSNQLKALGRQGQLLADDDPLLFRSLSRRPEDKPVGVRLCRGLPTSFVYQDGEKINGKRYNMIYLQEELSPQRRVLVLRHEWNHIRLHHSWMKCWASALLILFWWNPILWVAYYFFCRDLEMACDEKTLDDLTGSEERKQYAQTLVELAAGKMLWDVPLAFGECDAIPRVKAVVAWREPKEWVKNAKWCAFALVFLFFVGGPQNIPYLPQELVQYWQQEAVEVEVPGDWTPAERWMKVDQDGFVTLLAKDTQGIWHEQMYIYRTRDRGFRGSDSWYTLSEPPDLTGFQQGLW
- a CDS encoding BlaI/MecI/CopY family transcriptional regulator, which produces MERLTDGELRLMEVLWDLAPINSTQLVAACKERLSWSKSTTYTVLRRLVHKGAAENHEATVTPRYTREEVLQDQGSELLSQAGGMLSLFNAFFSGRRLTPKEAEELKELIDRHTWEE